The genomic stretch gacctttaggttacaagaccgtTTTCTTACCAATTATACTACGCTGTCGCCCAAGTGGTAAGTCTATTGCGGCTGCAAAAGCGGTAAGTCTCTCTTCACGTAACGTATTGTAGAAAAAATATCTCATTATGGGTTGCTAATGTTGAGGCTGTAGAGTAATTAACAGCCAGGAGGCCTGAAGTATTAACTGACAGGAGGGTAAATGAATGTGTCTTTGGGCAAGATACGTCACTTGAACTAAATTATGCGCAGCTGAATAAAAGAATGCCATGCAAGTTTGTAAGCAATATAACTTGCCCTGGCTAATGGAGGATACATGACACTTATCATTATTTAGTTTAACTAAGCATAATTAGCTGATATTCATGTCGTCTTACAGATTGGTTACACTGCCTTTTGGCGGAATCATAACAACGTGTTAGCAATCTAATTTATTCTGTGGCAAAGGTTGGTGTGTAAACAGCCCAGTGAAGACCTAAGAATGAAGGacttaaaaatgacaacaaaagaaAGGTGAAGGTCAAAGACTAGCGATAGTaccttttcaattaaaattaaaggcACAGGTTAGCAAAGCTAGACTTCTCAAATTGTGCAGATCTATTATAACtgctaaattgtatttgtaatgtTTCCATTGGTTTTCTGTACTGTATAAAATAccagcctggcagagcatcaccagagaagatactgagcacctggtgatgtctatgggtcacagattataagcagtcattgcatgcaaaggatatgtgacaaagcaCTGAACATACTAAACATGACAActataatttacataaaatgtatgtgtCCAATACATTATTGTGCCTtgaaataggggggggggggggattggctATGATTTCTACTAGgagaaaccaaagtgtataatatagaataaaagctgagaatgttcACTTTAACAAGATGTGAATTGTATGATTACAGATCTATAATTGTCGagtacagacacaaaaaaaagaaaaaatgtatcttcgtcccaaacattgtggagctaGTATCACTTGAGACAAACAACGttcattttgaatatgaatTGCTTCATATATTTCAGCCATCAGGACATCACTTTTGCTAAATCTATTCTTCATTGGGTGACTTCAATATGGTCCATTAATATTGTGTCCCTCAAAACACTTCTTCACTGGTTTTCTTGCTGGGAATCCATATAAGTtgatataagaaaaaaatgcaaaaagtaataaacaaataaactaaaaataaattttaaaaaataaaataaaataaaaacacttgaatGGTGGCGCTGACACCTTGCCGTGGTAGATTAGCTTGTGTGCCTGATATTGTGAACGATTCTAACCGGAACATTACATTAAGATTCTACCATGTTGGCTTGGTCACAATGTAGAGGCCAGACTAAGATCTGCttaatgctctttttttttcaggcccTTGCTCAAAAGAATTCCATGTTAAGCAGTAATATGTGCATACAGAGAAATACTTGCAACAAAATTCAAATATTGAGGCTTACCTCAAATAAGTGGGGGTGGTTTAACTATACATTatagtgttttattatttacagtatttgtattttttatgatacTTTTCAATATTATAGGGGCTATCATAAAAGCCTGGCAATTTGCGAGTGATTGATCTAGCTTTGCACAAGTGTAAGTAACCTGTTTGTACCTGCATTGTCATGCCAATTTGCAGCACTATAAAATTGTTGGTGTGAAAATGTCACTGTACATtatctacacactgcaccataaATTCAGTCCTTCTGGATTATAGCCCTACATAGATTTAATATGCCATGGCCGATCAAAAGAAACTGAAGTAATCTACGGTTGTTAACCTCCTTAGGGTAATGgtctttcccctctctgtcaTGCAGCATTTAGGAAGCACAACGTGCAACTCCATAAATTCAACCACTCGCtggaaaaactgtgaaaatggagggaaagggtaagaaagaaaatgtacaacCAGAAGTGGTATCTCCCTCAATCTATTCCACTCAGAAAttcaccacttttttttttttttttttttttttttttttttttagaattcatTGGTTTGTTCCTTCAGGGATTGTGTCCTCTTCTTCTGTTTTAGGAGCTGCCTGTGAAGATATCTATGCATATGCCCTGTCCAGAGCACTGATAAAAATTGCCCCACCAGCCACAGTCGGTTTGTACTGTCAGTGTCAAAACCGCATTGAGACACTgctaaagaaaattaaaagtgAGTTCCACATTTAAAGATTTCCACATTTTATGATCCAGTCTAAATACTGGTCTTGGCTGAATATACTAAGAGATATTGGTATTTACTATAACTTTTGCATTTTGGTGAAGTGTGCCAGTAGTGTTTCATAACTGGATTGGCAATAAATGTCCGGTTTGCAGGTTTGAAAAACACAAGCAAGGAACTGAAGCAGCCTGAATTgccatatattatattaaaaggAGAATGGGATGAAATCTCAAATTTTTGCTCATTTGCATCtgaaaattgaaatatattaaaatacgCTTATAAGGTTTATGATTTGATCATCAGTTCATTTTGATTGAAAAGGCACAGTTTATTAGCATGCTTGTAACAACATAATATGAAGTATCAGTTACTGCATATGTGGCTATCTGCAAGTATTGTGGCCATCATGTTCCTCATGTTTCTACGTCTCAGTTTACATGAACAGAGAAGCAGAATGGAGGGAACAGAAGTACAAAGAGGACAGGCCCCGAACTTTCCTGCTCTCCCTGGTCGTCTTGCTCTCCATGGTCTTCTTACGCCCGGTGTGGAGCATGGAGACGGACCGGAGTCGGAAGAGGGTGAGGTGGATATTTGTACGCTTCAGTGCCTGGCACTTTGCGGGAAGCGACAGGCTGTGGGCCGGCCTGGTGATCCGCCTGTTCAAGGCCATACACGATGACTTTGGGGGACTGCCCGTCAGCTTCTACAGAGCCACCCAGCACCCGTACCCTAAGAGGTTCGAGGACCAGAGTGAAGGCAGGTGGAGGGCAAGGAAGGTGTGTGGGCTCCCACTCTGGCTTGCTGCCATGGGTGTGGCCGTCGTGTGCATGGGAATCAGTATCCTGCTCTACTTTTCGGACTTCCAAGTGAGAACGAACGGGACACTGACTGGCCTGTCGAGTCTGGAGTCCGTGGCCATCGCGACTCTCGGCCCTCCTGCCGTGGTGGTACTTCGGTTTGTCTTGAAGATCGGCAAAAATCTGCTCTACAGCCAGGGCAGCATCGTCCAAAAGAAGATGAACGAGTCAGCAGTCAGCGATCAGCTGGGATTCATGAACAAGGTGAGGAAGGAGGTGTCCATCCTCATCAATCTCATCCATTTCATGGAGGTTCTGGAGAACAGGAAGATCCGCGTCATTCTGGAGATCACTAATTTGGACCGGTGCAGCCCGGAAAAGATCATTCAGACTCTGGAGGCCATCAACATCCTTTTGACCGGGGAGAATGTCCCCTTTGTGTTGATTCTGGCTGTGGATCCAAAGGTTGTGGTGAACTGTGTGGAAAATTCATTCTTGCACCATAGGTCAACAAATAGCGgttatgattttttaaacaagattGTTACCCTACCTTTCTCTGTGCCTGAGATGTCTGTGAACTCAAAGCACAGGATATTTGAAACCCTTGCAAATAGTCACCTTGAGGTTTTTGCTGATGGGTTTGATGGTACAATGGCTCACCCAAGAAAGTCTGgtgaaaacaggcatttaagaATGGAACTGGGACTACATGAAGGAAGCTTAGTGCCTTTCATTGGAAATTCCAGCAGTGGGTCTGAAGCAATAGATCCAGGAATTCCATGGGAACACTGGGCAAGAAAAGTGAAGGCACTGACAAATGATGCTTTACAGTTTATCAACAACAGAGGCAACCTCCACACTTACATTATGGCAGATCACATGTATATGAGGAGAATAATCAACTCAGTCAGAGTGTCCATCATCATCCTGGAGGGGATGAGGTGTGATTTGTCTTCAGGCGAAGACCTTGCAGCTTGGGTGGTTCTGGCTAACCTGTGGCCTTGTCGTCTGAGTTGGATTCTCCAGGTTGTGGAAGATGACCAGCAGAGGGCTGCTATAGATCGACCTGACAGCACGGGTGAGATTGACAACGGGAAGACTTTGTGGGAAGTCTTCAGCGAGTCCAGTGTGgaactgcacatgctcagaggTAGAGCCGAGCTACTCCTGGAGCAAGACGGGGACCCTGAACTGTTTGAAAAGTTTCTCAAGGTGGATTTCAGATTGACCGTTGGGGATGCCAACAGGTTCAGGCCCTGCACAGTCAATCTGGACCATTCCATCCAGAAGGAGATGGCCAGGCTCCGAGGCACCAACATTAGAGAGAAAATGAACTACAAAACCCATGCCCCACTGCCAATTAGGTCTCTCATCAGAATGAGTACAGAGGACATCTGCAAAGAGGTAATAACAATTTAGACTAACACTATgcttatattttacacatttcaagGTCTTCTAAATGACAGAAATAGATTGTTGCATATATTATATGAAAGTGTATTATCCCAACTGTCATGTCATTGATGCTGGAAATAAATTTCTCATTTGGCGTGCACACTTGAATTTTCAAAACCAGTGCAA from Anguilla anguilla isolate fAngAng1 chromosome 12, fAngAng1.pri, whole genome shotgun sequence encodes the following:
- the LOC118209915 gene encoding NTPase KAP family P-loop domain-containing protein 1-like gives rise to the protein MVVEHSDMCGGDQGSDSIDCEESRVNAPPTCPAHLSRPPAAVYMNREAEWREQKYKEDRPRTFLLSLVVLLSMVFLRPVWSMETDRSRKRVRWIFVRFSAWHFAGSDRLWAGLVIRLFKAIHDDFGGLPVSFYRATQHPYPKRFEDQSEGRWRARKVCGLPLWLAAMGVAVVCMGISILLYFSDFQVRTNGTLTGLSSLESVAIATLGPPAVVVLRFVLKIGKNLLYSQGSIVQKKMNESAVSDQLGFMNKVRKEVSILINLIHFMEVLENRKIRVILEITNLDRCSPEKIIQTLEAINILLTGENVPFVLILAVDPKVVVNCVENSFLHHRSTNSGYDFLNKIVTLPFSVPEMSVNSKHRIFETLANSHLEVFADGFDGTMAHPRKSGENRHLRMELGLHEGSLVPFIGNSSSGSEAIDPGIPWEHWARKVKALTNDALQFINNRGNLHTYIMADHMYMRRIINSVRVSIIILEGMRCDLSSGEDLAAWVVLANLWPCRLSWILQVVEDDQQRAAIDRPDSTGEIDNGKTLWEVFSESSVELHMLRGRAELLLEQDGDPELFEKFLKVDFRLTVGDANRFRPCTVNLDHSIQKEMARLRGTNIREKMNYKTHAPLPIRSLIRMSTEDICKEMQRLNFPEKYQQRLRQNRLDGSSLAFGNDGEIKRVLQMALGEWISFSFRFLGAKPRCSPHMSNPMMSAQ